From the genome of Sporosarcina sp. 6E9, one region includes:
- a CDS encoding AraC family transcriptional regulator: MVSVMLGEMPVSVTKFHDEIGQSRYFEIVKDFFETEEKLLKQLYRFEKQEAKHAAKKMIGIVKKASEKDHEQIEIKYYLIALTGIIARYIRKEYSAPKKALSFNSTSLILIEQRLAKDNAEKLADELIEFFIYIVAERKPSLLLHHTVNKVVQYIDSEVEVPMSVEGLSAMFDVSTSHLSRIFREHTGITLVEYINVRKVEKSQYYLRFSDMKISDISDRFNFCNQSYFTRIFKKYTGETPRRFRNNLAGEYFHCTLPLEEKS; the protein is encoded by the coding sequence ATGGTGAGCGTAATGCTGGGTGAAATGCCTGTTTCAGTAACTAAATTCCATGATGAAATCGGGCAAAGTCGTTATTTCGAAATTGTAAAAGATTTTTTTGAAACGGAAGAAAAACTATTAAAACAGTTATATCGTTTTGAAAAACAAGAGGCTAAACATGCTGCGAAAAAAATGATTGGAATTGTTAAGAAAGCATCTGAGAAGGATCATGAGCAAATTGAAATAAAATACTATTTAATCGCGCTAACAGGTATTATTGCAAGATATATTCGTAAAGAGTATTCAGCACCAAAGAAAGCGTTATCATTTAATTCGACGAGTTTAATCTTAATCGAACAACGATTGGCAAAGGATAATGCAGAAAAATTAGCGGATGAATTAATCGAGTTTTTTATCTATATTGTTGCGGAAAGAAAACCCTCATTATTATTGCACCATACCGTGAACAAAGTAGTTCAATATATTGACAGTGAAGTAGAAGTACCCATGTCGGTTGAAGGACTATCCGCTATGTTTGATGTCAGTACAAGCCATTTATCAAGAATCTTTCGTGAACACACTGGAATTACCCTTGTTGAATATATCAATGTAAGAAAAGTTGAAAAGTCACAATACTATCTGCGTTTTTCAGATATGAAAATCTCGGATATCTCGGATAGATTTAACTTTTGCAATCAAAGCTACTTCACGCGTATATTCAAAAAGTATACTGGCGAAACACCACGAAGATTTCGCAACAACTTAGCCGGAGAATATTTTCATTGCACACTTCCATTAGAAGAGAAATCATAA
- a CDS encoding helix-turn-helix domain-containing protein, which produces MEVCHIETLGERIRKFRKQQKFTLEALAGSELTKGMLSLIENNKANPSMESLTYIAKRLGVEVSELLEEVSSQELREVLVKAEKLYYIKFEDLSDEHDQLITLIQPYLPKLTHGYEAARLLELYSRTLHHENIEGWKIYSDRAALMYEQMNIIPRRASVAIFHANVKFTERDYSGALKILLLKRSEIEAQNSFIDPTTRLDFDYTEAVLQFAVGNSKEALKVMESGIAFSREKQVFYQIDYLYKLATYHAMMMRDEEKMKYYVKKIALYGEFADDKEAILFTKFIEIEYLNSFKKDYENALRLLELYYAEYQLGKIHYSFFHLEKGKALFGLKSYELALVALKKVDIPSPLHHPFDLGTLFEADAYMALSYLALGNQDKALEHAKLAYDNISPMPDSPFKDFIHETYEKIRSRQ; this is translated from the coding sequence ATGGAGGTGTGCCACATCGAAACATTAGGTGAACGGATTCGAAAGTTTAGAAAACAACAGAAATTCACATTGGAAGCATTAGCAGGAAGTGAGTTAACAAAAGGCATGCTCAGTTTGATTGAAAACAATAAGGCGAATCCTTCAATGGAGAGCCTTACCTATATAGCGAAGCGACTTGGCGTAGAAGTTTCTGAGTTGTTGGAGGAAGTAAGTAGTCAGGAACTACGTGAGGTTTTGGTAAAAGCTGAAAAGCTTTATTATATCAAGTTTGAGGATTTGTCGGACGAGCATGATCAACTGATTACTTTGATACAACCTTATCTTCCAAAATTGACTCACGGCTACGAAGCGGCTCGCCTATTGGAGTTATATAGCAGAACGCTTCATCATGAAAATATAGAGGGCTGGAAAATCTATTCGGATAGAGCCGCTCTTATGTATGAACAGATGAATATCATACCGAGACGAGCTAGCGTAGCTATATTCCATGCAAATGTTAAATTTACTGAACGTGATTACAGTGGCGCGCTCAAAATACTTTTATTGAAACGATCAGAAATTGAAGCTCAAAATTCATTTATTGACCCGACGACCCGATTGGATTTTGACTATACAGAAGCAGTCCTTCAATTTGCAGTAGGCAACTCAAAAGAAGCATTAAAAGTTATGGAAAGTGGGATTGCATTTTCAAGGGAAAAACAAGTTTTTTATCAGATAGATTATTTATATAAACTTGCAACTTACCACGCCATGATGATGCGCGATGAAGAAAAGATGAAATACTATGTTAAAAAGATTGCATTGTACGGGGAATTCGCTGACGACAAAGAAGCAATCTTGTTCACAAAATTCATCGAGATAGAATATCTAAATTCTTTTAAAAAAGACTATGAAAATGCTTTGCGATTATTGGAACTTTATTATGCTGAGTATCAATTAGGAAAAATACATTATTCGTTCTTCCATCTTGAGAAAGGGAAGGCCTTATTCGGATTAAAAAGTTATGAACTTGCACTTGTCGCGCTAAAAAAAGTGGACATTCCTTCCCCCCTTCATCATCCGTTCGATTTAGGCACTCTTTTTGAAGCGGATGCTTATATGGCACTATCTTATCTAGCGCTTGGTAATCAAGATAAAGCTCTAGAACACGCCAAGTTAGCTTACGACAATATTTCACCGATGCCTGATTCACCCTTTAAAGATTTCATTCATGAAACCTATGAAAAAATCCGCAGTCGACAATGA
- the yidC gene encoding membrane protein insertase YidC — MKRFGLLTILMTAAIFLSGCAGVENKEGKFYDLLVKPMEWLLHFFSGQFGGSYGLAIVVITVLIRLVLMPLMLRNYKSQQEMKIKMDALRPEMEDIQKQLKEAKETGNKEDQARLQQEMMGLYSKHGVNPLNMGCLPLILQMPIIMGLYFAILYSPEVKETKFLWFNLGSPDMIMMLIAGAVYFVQARVSLWTMPDQQKQQMKMFIYLSPIMIMFISFKAVAALPLYWAVGGVLLIFQTYLGRKLYYKEPAVQPAVTSDKSEQKSASKKDSNPPAKKDEPKEKAPKKDEK, encoded by the coding sequence ATGAAGAGATTTGGATTATTAACAATATTAATGACTGCAGCTATTTTTTTAAGTGGTTGTGCTGGAGTCGAAAACAAAGAAGGCAAGTTTTACGATCTTTTGGTCAAACCGATGGAATGGTTACTTCATTTTTTTAGTGGTCAATTTGGCGGTAGTTATGGTTTAGCGATTGTCGTTATTACCGTATTGATAAGACTAGTTCTTATGCCACTTATGCTTAGAAATTATAAGTCACAGCAAGAAATGAAAATAAAGATGGATGCGCTTCGACCAGAGATGGAAGATATCCAAAAGCAATTAAAAGAAGCGAAAGAAACAGGTAATAAAGAAGATCAAGCAAGATTACAGCAAGAAATGATGGGGCTTTATTCGAAGCACGGGGTAAATCCGCTCAATATGGGTTGTTTACCGCTTATACTTCAAATGCCAATCATTATGGGACTGTATTTCGCCATTCTATATTCACCAGAAGTAAAAGAGACTAAGTTTCTATGGTTTAACCTAGGCAGTCCAGATATGATTATGATGCTCATTGCGGGTGCAGTTTATTTTGTTCAAGCACGCGTTTCACTATGGACAATGCCTGATCAACAAAAACAGCAGATGAAAATGTTCATCTACTTATCACCAATCATGATTATGTTTATCTCTTTCAAGGCAGTAGCTGCACTTCCACTCTACTGGGCAGTCGGGGGAGTTTTACTTATTTTCCAAACTTACCTTGGACGAAAGTTGTACTATAAAGAACCAGCAGTACAACCAGCTGTAACTTCGGATAAGAGTGAACAGAAATCAGCTTCAAAAAAAGATTCCAACCCTCCAGCGAAAAAAGACGAACCAAAAGAAAAAGCACCAAAAAAAGATGAGAAATAA
- the cls gene encoding cardiolipin synthase — protein sequence MTNFISFTVTAILVLNIFLAIALIFLERRDATSTWAWLMVLFFIPFFGFFIYLMLGRRFRDKHLFRWEGRSKIGIDQLIKYQIEAIEDNTLDFRHKETEKHKDMINLHLRNNDAVLTQDNDVQVFNDGAAKFSALIDDLENAKDHIHFQYYIVRLDKLGKRLLDVLIQKAKQGVQVRLLYDDMGSRGVHKRHFRELIRHGGHVEAFFPSILPLINPRLNYRNHRKIVVIDGRIGYIGGFNVGDEYLGLKKKFGYWRDTHLRIEGSALHPLQTRFLLDWNQASANQDIEYNDTFFPAIPQKGSVSMQIVSSGPDSEWEQIKDGYLKMIFRAEKYIYIQTPYFIPDISFVDALRIACLSGVDVRIMIPNKPDHMFVYWATYANVGNLLKAGAKIYIYENGFLHTKQIVIDDEVSTVGTANIDVRSFKLNFEVNAFIYDRDKSHELAELFEQDMLLSTELTLDKYNERSTMIKIKESIANLISPIL from the coding sequence ATGACGAACTTCATAAGTTTTACGGTCACCGCAATACTTGTATTAAACATCTTTCTTGCAATCGCTCTTATTTTTCTCGAACGTCGTGACGCCACATCCACATGGGCTTGGTTAATGGTCTTGTTCTTTATTCCGTTTTTTGGATTCTTTATCTACCTAATGCTAGGACGACGCTTTCGAGATAAACACCTTTTTCGTTGGGAGGGTCGAAGTAAAATCGGCATCGACCAACTCATCAAATATCAAATTGAAGCCATTGAAGATAATACACTCGATTTCCGACATAAGGAAACTGAGAAGCATAAAGACATGATAAATCTTCATCTACGAAACAATGATGCCGTGTTAACACAAGATAACGACGTCCAAGTTTTCAACGACGGAGCAGCAAAATTTTCAGCACTTATTGATGACCTTGAAAATGCAAAGGACCATATTCATTTCCAATACTATATTGTTAGACTTGATAAATTGGGAAAACGACTATTGGATGTGCTTATTCAAAAAGCAAAACAAGGGGTTCAAGTGCGATTACTCTATGACGACATGGGCTCACGCGGCGTTCACAAACGACATTTCAGAGAATTGATCCGCCACGGCGGCCATGTCGAAGCTTTTTTCCCTTCAATTTTGCCGCTCATTAACCCACGTCTAAATTACCGAAATCACCGAAAAATTGTCGTGATCGACGGGCGTATTGGCTATATTGGCGGTTTTAACGTGGGTGATGAATATCTAGGACTAAAAAAGAAGTTTGGATATTGGAGAGATACGCATTTGCGAATTGAAGGAAGTGCGCTTCACCCACTTCAAACTAGATTCCTGCTAGATTGGAATCAAGCATCTGCGAATCAGGATATTGAATATAACGATACTTTCTTCCCAGCGATTCCTCAAAAAGGGTCTGTCAGCATGCAAATCGTTTCAAGTGGACCTGACTCTGAGTGGGAACAAATTAAAGATGGGTACTTAAAAATGATTTTCCGAGCCGAAAAGTATATTTATATTCAAACGCCCTATTTCATACCGGATATCAGTTTTGTGGATGCTCTTCGAATCGCTTGTTTGTCGGGAGTCGATGTACGAATTATGATTCCTAATAAACCTGACCACATGTTTGTTTATTGGGCAACATATGCCAACGTCGGGAATTTATTGAAAGCTGGCGCTAAGATTTACATTTATGAAAATGGTTTTCTTCATACAAAACAGATTGTGATTGATGATGAAGTTTCAACTGTCGGAACCGCAAATATTGATGTTCGAAGTTTCAAATTGAACTTTGAAGTGAATGCTTTCATCTATGATCGTGATAAATCACATGAACTTGCAGAACTATTTGAACAAGATATGTTGCTTTCCACGGAATTAACGTTAGATAAGTACAATGAAAGGTCAACAATGATAAAAATAAAAGAATCGATTGCGAATTTAATTTCTCCGATTTTATAA
- a CDS encoding L-cystine transporter — protein sequence MSSLFLIINIVGLLLLVGFLYTMQRKHVSFSKRVFSGLGLGIAYGLILHFAYGTDSAVLQESMPWFNIIGVGYVKLLQMIVMPLVFISILAAFTKVTIGKDFGKMAGRVLGMLIGTTAIAAIIGISATLLFGLDASEIVQGEAELSRGVSIEERAGEVADRPLPEQLIDLLPANPFLDFTGARPTSTIGVVIFAAFLGFAYLAVSRKEPENAATVKKGIDAIYSLIMGIVRIVLRLTPYGILAIIARTVATSDFGAIYSLGKFVMASYAALGVMFGIHLIIIMLSGLNPITYVKKAGDALLFAFTSRSSAGTLPLNINTQTNRLGVPDGIANFSGAFGLSIGQNGCAGIYPAMLAVMIAPSVGQPIDAQFLVTLIVIVAISSFGVAGVGGGATFAAILVLSALNLPVALAGLLISVEPLIDMGRTAVNVSGSMTAGVTTARMSGELDTDIYNGNVDGQTVEA from the coding sequence TTGTCTTCGCTATTTCTGATTATTAATATAGTAGGTCTTCTACTATTAGTTGGTTTCCTTTATACAATGCAACGTAAACATGTATCATTCTCCAAACGCGTATTTTCTGGGCTTGGCCTCGGGATTGCCTATGGTCTTATTTTACATTTTGCGTACGGAACAGATTCTGCTGTTCTACAAGAATCGATGCCTTGGTTTAATATAATCGGTGTCGGATACGTAAAGCTTCTTCAAATGATTGTCATGCCTTTGGTATTTATTTCGATACTTGCTGCTTTTACGAAAGTGACAATCGGGAAAGATTTTGGGAAAATGGCAGGAAGAGTTTTAGGAATGCTGATTGGAACGACTGCGATTGCCGCAATTATCGGTATCTCCGCAACGCTTCTATTCGGTCTTGACGCATCTGAAATTGTTCAAGGCGAAGCGGAACTGTCGCGCGGCGTTTCAATAGAGGAACGAGCTGGTGAGGTTGCTGATCGTCCGCTACCTGAGCAGCTGATTGATTTATTACCAGCCAATCCATTCCTTGATTTCACAGGCGCACGTCCGACATCAACAATTGGCGTTGTCATTTTCGCGGCGTTTCTAGGATTTGCTTATTTGGCAGTTTCACGAAAAGAACCTGAAAATGCAGCGACTGTCAAAAAAGGTATAGACGCCATCTATTCGCTAATCATGGGGATTGTACGAATCGTATTACGCTTAACTCCTTACGGGATATTAGCAATTATCGCCAGAACAGTAGCCACATCCGATTTTGGCGCAATCTACAGTTTGGGTAAATTCGTAATGGCTTCATACGCCGCGTTAGGCGTTATGTTCGGAATCCACTTGATTATTATCATGCTTTCAGGATTAAACCCAATCACTTACGTGAAGAAAGCCGGGGACGCATTACTATTCGCCTTCACATCTCGTTCAAGCGCGGGAACATTACCGCTAAACATTAACACGCAAACCAACCGTCTCGGTGTTCCAGACGGCATAGCGAACTTTTCCGGCGCATTCGGATTATCAATCGGCCAAAACGGTTGTGCGGGTATTTATCCGGCGATGCTTGCCGTGATGATTGCGCCTTCAGTCGGTCAACCAATCGATGCACAATTTCTAGTTACGTTAATAGTTATCGTCGCAATCAGTTCGTTCGGAGTAGCCGGTGTAGGTGGGGGAGCAACCTTCGCTGCAATACTCGTCTTATCCGCACTGAACTTACCTGTCGCTCTTGCAGGACTTCTGATTTCTGTCGAACCACTAATTGATATGGGACGTACAGCGGTAAACGTAAGTGGTTCGATGACAGCGGGCGTCACAACAGCACGCATGTCAGGCGAACTAGATACAGATATTTATAATGGAAATGTAGACGGCCAAACGGTCGAAGCATAA
- a CDS encoding D-alanyl-D-alanine carboxypeptidase family protein, with amino-acid sequence MKRKKSYQYRSQKNKKGKVLPVTLISLGIIAAGIISWIGLNDWDLEKSYKKIEQVIYQDANESEDETTKPANTEENVESEIIDENNEVEKPGKEAPEAEKPEAETPERDNRNYIEGQELPKEPTYIKDVLIANKQYPLPSTYSPGESKEAREAFSEMAAAAKLDGFELIAFSTYRSYDYQTGLYERYVERDGSEAADRYSARPGYSEHQTGLAFDIGEVNNEQYFASAKFGETEAGKWVAANAYRYGFIMRYPEGKEKITGYMHESWHFRYVGIDIAKEIYKQNITLEEYLEI; translated from the coding sequence ATGAAGAGGAAAAAAAGTTATCAATATAGATCACAAAAGAATAAAAAAGGCAAAGTGTTACCCGTAACCCTTATTAGTCTAGGGATTATCGCAGCAGGGATAATTAGTTGGATTGGCCTAAATGATTGGGATTTAGAAAAGAGCTATAAGAAAATTGAACAAGTAATCTATCAAGATGCGAATGAATCTGAAGATGAAACAACTAAGCCTGCAAATACAGAAGAAAACGTTGAATCTGAAATTATAGATGAAAATAATGAAGTTGAAAAACCTGGAAAGGAAGCCCCAGAAGCTGAGAAACCAGAGGCAGAAACGCCTGAAAGAGACAATCGTAATTATATTGAAGGGCAAGAATTACCGAAAGAACCGACTTATATAAAAGACGTACTTATCGCAAATAAGCAATACCCCCTCCCAAGCACATATTCACCCGGGGAAAGTAAAGAGGCGAGAGAGGCTTTTAGTGAAATGGCAGCAGCCGCTAAATTAGATGGCTTTGAGCTAATTGCATTTAGCACCTATCGCTCCTATGATTACCAGACCGGTTTATACGAGCGTTATGTAGAACGCGATGGAAGTGAAGCTGCTGACCGCTACAGTGCACGACCAGGTTACTCTGAACATCAAACAGGTCTCGCTTTTGACATCGGCGAAGTGAATAACGAACAATACTTTGCATCAGCAAAATTCGGCGAAACAGAAGCCGGTAAATGGGTAGCCGCAAATGCCTACCGTTACGGTTTTATCATGCGATATCCAGAGGGCAAAGAAAAAATAACTGGCTACATGCACGAATCCTGGCATTTCCGCTATGTCGGAATCGACATAGCAAAAGAAATCTACAAGCAAAATATCACGCTTGAGGAATATCTAGAAATTTAA
- a CDS encoding GNAT family N-acetyltransferase — protein MIRPMTSNDIEHIQRIVHDTWRETYCGIIPEELQTNFLERAYSDMMLMMRMEKTAMLVAECEGVPIGFANITKVDNDGDAELTAMYILPTHQKCGYGKKLFHNALTTLKSASQVFVYVDGNNENARTFYEKQGFQLLDVFDETFEGHPVETAQYVYSCKNY, from the coding sequence ATGATTCGACCGATGACTTCTAACGATATCGAACATATACAACGAATTGTTCATGATACATGGCGTGAAACGTATTGCGGAATCATTCCCGAGGAGCTACAAACAAATTTTCTGGAACGTGCTTATTCGGATATGATGCTAATGATGCGAATGGAAAAAACAGCGATGCTGGTTGCCGAATGTGAAGGCGTTCCGATAGGCTTTGCAAATATAACAAAGGTTGACAATGATGGTGATGCTGAGTTGACGGCAATGTATATTTTACCAACCCATCAAAAATGCGGTTATGGCAAAAAGTTATTTCATAATGCCCTTACTACACTTAAATCTGCATCGCAAGTATTCGTGTATGTAGATGGCAATAACGAAAATGCACGCACATTTTATGAAAAGCAGGGCTTTCAATTACTAGACGTTTTCGATGAAACTTTTGAGGGGCATCCGGTGGAAACTGCTCAATATGTGTATTCGTGCAAAAATTATTAA